From Variovorax sp. PMC12, the proteins below share one genomic window:
- the hutC gene encoding histidine utilization repressor, giving the protein MKRDLPTLALYAQVKDHISRKIQDGTWPPGHRLPSEHELVAQFGMARMTVNRALRELVEQGRIVRVAGVGSFVAENKPQSTLLQIANIASEIRQRGHDYRCEMIEVERIAASPDVAAWLDLRAGDSVFHSACLHLENETPVQLEERYVNPQVVPDYLEQDFSAIPPSEYLVRNVPFDQIEHVVDAVLPNLEQAQRLAMAPTDPCLLLTRRTWIRNTPVTWVRCLHPASRYSLGSRFKADGNPSFG; this is encoded by the coding sequence ATGAAGCGCGACCTCCCAACCCTCGCGCTCTACGCGCAAGTCAAGGATCACATCTCCCGCAAGATCCAGGACGGCACCTGGCCGCCCGGCCACCGCCTGCCTTCGGAGCATGAGCTGGTCGCGCAGTTCGGCATGGCGCGCATGACGGTGAACCGCGCGCTGCGCGAGCTGGTGGAGCAGGGCCGCATCGTGCGCGTGGCCGGCGTCGGCAGCTTCGTGGCCGAGAACAAGCCGCAGTCCACGCTGCTGCAGATCGCCAACATCGCCAGCGAAATCCGCCAGCGCGGGCACGACTACCGCTGCGAAATGATCGAGGTCGAACGCATCGCCGCCTCTCCGGACGTGGCCGCATGGCTCGACCTGCGCGCGGGGGACTCGGTGTTCCACAGCGCCTGCCTGCACCTGGAGAACGAAACGCCGGTGCAGCTCGAAGAGCGCTACGTCAATCCGCAGGTCGTGCCCGACTACCTCGAGCAGGACTTCAGCGCCATCCCGCCCAGCGAGTACCTGGTGCGCAACGTGCCCTTCGACCAGATCGAACACGTCGTCGACGCCGTGCTGCCCAACCTGGAGCAGGCGCAGCGGCTCGCGATGGCGCCCACCGACCCCTGCCTGCTGCTGACGCGCCGCACCTGGATACGCAACACCCCCGTGACCTGGGTGCGCTGCCTGCATCCCGCCTCGCGCTACAGCCTGGGCAGCCGCTTCAAGGCCGACGGCAACCCGAGCTTCGGCTAG
- the recQ gene encoding DNA helicase RecQ, whose amino-acid sequence MSSLAPRPIDASGSSAPADILHEVFGYSQFRGAQQDIVDHVVGGGDALVLMPTGGGKSLCYQIPAIARQRAGQGVAIVVSPLIALMHDQVGALHEAGVSAAFLNSTLDWEETQDVERRMLRGEITLLYAAPERVNTPRFLSQLDSLKERGKLSLFAIDEAHCVSQWGHDFRPEYRALTVLHERYAGVPRIALTATADALTRADIVERLQLEEARQFVSSFDRPNIRYTIVEKKDATTQLLRFIEREHEGDAGVVYCQSRKRVEDVAVTLRDAGINALPYHAGLDAAVRQKHQDRFLREEGIVMVATIAFGMGIDKPDVRFVGHLDMPKNIEGYYQETGRAGRDGGPADAWMAYGLQDVVNQRRMIDESPAGEEFKQVMRGKLDALLSLAEASDCRRVRLLGYFGEKSTPCGNCDNCLNPPQVWDGTDAARKLLSTIYRVQQLSGISFGAGHIMDILRGKATEKVKQFGHERVSTFGIGAEFSEVQLRGVLRQLIATGALAVDAEAFNTLKLTEGSRAVLKGEAQVTLRESVSSPAERKSRREKTVKGAPSPAAAKLDDTGKKRFEALKAWRAEVAKEHNLPAYVIFHDATLAAIAERAPATLEDLQGISGIGTKKLEAYGSEVLRVCEAF is encoded by the coding sequence GTGTCCTCTCTCGCTCCCCGCCCCATCGACGCCTCCGGCAGCAGCGCTCCCGCCGACATCCTCCACGAGGTCTTCGGCTATTCGCAGTTCCGGGGGGCCCAGCAGGACATCGTCGACCACGTGGTGGGCGGCGGCGACGCGCTGGTGCTGATGCCCACCGGCGGCGGCAAGTCGCTGTGCTACCAGATTCCCGCCATCGCCAGGCAGCGCGCGGGGCAAGGCGTGGCGATCGTGGTGTCGCCGCTGATCGCGCTGATGCACGACCAGGTGGGCGCGCTGCACGAGGCCGGCGTGAGCGCGGCCTTTCTCAATTCCACGCTCGACTGGGAAGAAACGCAGGACGTGGAGCGCCGCATGCTGCGCGGCGAGATCACGCTGCTGTACGCGGCACCCGAGCGGGTGAACACGCCGCGCTTCCTGTCGCAGCTCGATTCGCTCAAGGAGCGCGGCAAGCTGTCGCTCTTCGCCATCGACGAGGCGCATTGCGTGAGCCAGTGGGGCCACGACTTCCGCCCCGAGTACCGCGCGCTCACCGTGCTGCACGAGCGCTATGCGGGCGTGCCGCGCATCGCGCTCACGGCCACGGCCGACGCGCTCACGCGGGCCGACATCGTCGAGCGGCTGCAGCTGGAAGAGGCGCGCCAGTTCGTCTCCAGCTTCGACCGGCCGAACATCCGCTACACCATCGTCGAGAAGAAAGACGCCACCACGCAGCTGCTGCGCTTCATCGAGCGCGAGCACGAAGGCGACGCCGGCGTGGTCTATTGCCAGTCGCGCAAGCGGGTGGAAGACGTGGCGGTGACGCTGCGCGACGCAGGCATCAACGCCCTGCCCTATCACGCGGGCCTGGACGCGGCGGTGCGCCAGAAGCACCAGGACCGCTTCCTGCGCGAGGAAGGCATCGTGATGGTCGCGACCATCGCCTTCGGCATGGGCATCGACAAGCCCGACGTGCGCTTCGTCGGGCACCTCGACATGCCGAAGAACATCGAGGGCTACTACCAGGAAACCGGCCGCGCCGGCCGCGACGGCGGCCCGGCCGACGCCTGGATGGCCTACGGCCTGCAGGACGTGGTGAACCAGCGCCGCATGATCGACGAGAGCCCCGCCGGCGAAGAGTTCAAGCAGGTGATGCGCGGCAAGCTCGACGCGCTGCTCTCGCTGGCCGAGGCCAGCGACTGCCGCCGCGTGCGCCTGCTGGGCTACTTCGGCGAGAAGAGCACGCCCTGCGGCAACTGCGACAACTGCCTGAACCCGCCGCAGGTGTGGGACGGCACCGATGCCGCGCGCAAGCTGCTGAGCACCATCTACCGCGTGCAGCAGCTGAGCGGCATCAGCTTCGGCGCGGGGCACATCATGGACATCCTGCGCGGCAAGGCCACCGAGAAGGTCAAGCAGTTCGGGCACGAGCGGGTCAGCACCTTCGGCATCGGCGCGGAGTTCAGCGAGGTGCAGTTGCGCGGCGTGCTGCGCCAGCTGATCGCCACCGGCGCGCTGGCGGTGGACGCGGAAGCGTTCAACACGCTGAAGCTCACCGAAGGCTCGCGCGCCGTTCTCAAGGGCGAGGCGCAGGTGACGCTGCGCGAATCGGTGTCGTCGCCGGCGGAGCGCAAGTCCCGGCGCGAGAAGACCGTCAAGGGCGCGCCCTCGCCGGCCGCCGCCAAGCTCGACGACACCGGCAAGAAGCGCTTCGAGGCGCTCAAGGCCTGGCGTGCCGAGGTGGCGAAGGAACACAACCTGCCGGCCTACGTGATCTTCCACGACGCCACGCTGGCGGCCATTGCCGAGCGCGCGCCGGCGACGCTCGAAGACCTGCAGGGCATCAGCGGGATCGGCACCAAGAAGCTCGAGGCCTACGGGTCCGAAGTGCTGCGGGTCTGCGAAGCCTTCTGA
- the hutH gene encoding histidine ammonia-lyase: protein MPSKHTAHPDATLTLTPGKVDLATLRRIQAGGVRLALDPSVRDGMLRAEAAVRHIVENDQVVYGINTGFGKLASTRIGNDHLAELQRNLVLSHSVGTGEPLAAPVVRMILATKAVSLARGHSGVRPALVDALLALFNAGVTPSIPCKGSVGASGDLAPLAHMACVLIGEGQATLADGKLVGGAEAMRSIGLEPFVLGPKEGLALLNGTQVSTALALAGLFGAEDVFASALMSGALSLEAIQGSIKPFDARIHAARGQPGQIAVAAAVRTLLEGSEIVPSHADCGRVQDPYSVRCIPQVMGACLDNLAHAARVLVIEANAASDNPLVFTDTGEVISGGNFHAEPVAFAADIIALAVSEVGAIAERRLALLLDSGLSGLPPFLVRDGGLNSGFMIAQVTAAALASENKSLAHPASVDSLPTSANQEDHVSMATFAGRRLADMVDNTAVVVGVEAMAAAQGIELKRKLKSSPLVEAEFAAIRQKVAFLERDRYLAPDIEAMRQWALKAELPAALLDILPSHS from the coding sequence ATGCCAAGCAAACACACCGCCCATCCAGATGCCACCTTGACCCTCACGCCCGGCAAGGTCGACCTTGCGACGCTGCGTCGCATCCAGGCCGGCGGCGTGCGGCTTGCGCTCGACCCGTCGGTGCGCGACGGCATGCTGCGTGCAGAGGCCGCCGTGCGCCACATCGTCGAGAACGACCAGGTCGTCTACGGCATCAACACCGGCTTCGGCAAGCTCGCGAGCACGCGCATCGGCAACGACCACCTGGCCGAGCTGCAGCGCAACCTGGTGCTGTCGCACAGCGTGGGCACGGGCGAGCCGCTGGCTGCGCCCGTCGTGCGCATGATCCTTGCGACCAAGGCGGTGAGCCTGGCGCGCGGCCATTCGGGCGTGCGGCCCGCGCTGGTCGATGCGCTGCTGGCCCTGTTCAACGCGGGCGTCACGCCGAGCATTCCGTGCAAGGGCTCGGTCGGTGCGTCCGGCGACCTCGCGCCGCTCGCGCACATGGCCTGCGTGCTGATCGGCGAAGGCCAGGCGACGCTGGCCGACGGCAAGCTGGTCGGCGGCGCGGAAGCCATGCGCAGCATCGGCCTCGAACCGTTCGTGCTCGGCCCCAAGGAAGGCCTGGCGCTGCTCAACGGCACGCAGGTGTCGACCGCGCTGGCGCTGGCCGGCCTGTTCGGCGCGGAAGACGTGTTCGCCTCGGCGCTGATGTCGGGCGCGCTGTCGCTCGAGGCCATCCAGGGTTCGATCAAGCCCTTCGATGCACGCATCCACGCCGCGCGCGGCCAGCCGGGCCAGATCGCTGTAGCTGCTGCGGTGCGCACGCTGCTCGAGGGCAGCGAGATCGTGCCGTCGCACGCCGACTGCGGCCGCGTGCAAGACCCGTACTCCGTGCGCTGCATTCCGCAGGTCATGGGCGCGTGCCTCGACAACCTCGCGCATGCCGCGCGCGTGCTGGTGATCGAAGCCAACGCCGCATCGGACAACCCGCTGGTCTTCACCGACACGGGCGAGGTCATCTCGGGCGGCAACTTCCACGCCGAGCCCGTCGCCTTCGCGGCCGACATCATTGCGCTGGCCGTCAGCGAAGTCGGCGCGATCGCCGAGCGCCGGCTTGCGCTGCTGCTCGACAGCGGCTTGTCGGGCCTGCCGCCGTTCCTGGTGCGCGACGGCGGCCTCAACTCGGGTTTCATGATCGCGCAGGTCACGGCCGCGGCGCTGGCCTCGGAGAACAAGTCGCTCGCGCACCCCGCCAGCGTCGACAGCCTGCCCACCTCGGCCAACCAGGAAGACCACGTGTCGATGGCCACCTTCGCGGGCCGCCGCCTGGCCGACATGGTCGACAACACGGCCGTGGTCGTCGGCGTCGAAGCCATGGCCGCCGCGCAAGGCATCGAGCTCAAGCGCAAGCTCAAGAGCTCGCCGCTGGTGGAAGCCGAATTCGCTGCCATCCGCCAGAAGGTCGCCTTCCTCGAACGCGACCGCTACCTCGCCCCCGACATCGAAGCCATGCGCCAGTGGGCGCTGAAGGCCGAGCTGCCGGCCGCGCTGCTCGACATCCTGCCCAGCCACTCTTGA
- a CDS encoding nucleoside hydrolase, with protein sequence MRKWIGTMFIVVIAVLAGCGGGGGGGGGGIGLGPGFGGTPAPTAQKIIIDSDYNTMSDDGQLGVMAAQLQAQGKVQVMGISVVSGNQWLRQGVADALKSVERLGVGDRIGVYVGANYALNHTYADVQAELAAGAGGDGYLGAWGGPEPRTDADLKPSPDGFATHTVAQRKGAVDFIVDTVKANPGEITILAIGPLTNIALAVKQNPEIVPLIKQIIYMGGAIDVPGNTTKAAEFNWWFDPDAAQFVVRLPIPQVVVPLDVTDTVFLTKPIYDRIAHPAKPTAVTDVFQKLNGYGFDGKNGFETNPNYTQNIWDTLTLAYLIDPSYATQTVDRYVDVIARPGAPDNGRSIGYSSQPSGPTLQKMTVVKKFDNARFFELYVDLLTRPVPITLPAAN encoded by the coding sequence ATGCGCAAATGGATCGGGACGATGTTCATCGTCGTCATCGCGGTGCTGGCTGGTTGCGGTGGTGGTGGCGGCGGGGGAGGCGGAGGCATCGGCCTCGGCCCGGGCTTCGGTGGCACGCCCGCGCCCACCGCGCAGAAGATCATCATCGACAGCGACTACAACACCATGAGCGACGACGGGCAGCTCGGCGTCATGGCCGCGCAGCTGCAGGCGCAGGGCAAGGTGCAGGTCATGGGCATCAGCGTGGTTTCGGGCAACCAGTGGCTCAGGCAGGGCGTGGCCGATGCGCTGAAGTCGGTCGAGCGGCTCGGCGTGGGCGACCGCATCGGCGTCTACGTGGGAGCCAACTACGCGCTCAACCACACCTATGCCGACGTGCAGGCCGAGCTGGCCGCGGGTGCCGGCGGCGACGGCTACCTGGGCGCCTGGGGCGGACCGGAGCCCAGGACCGACGCCGACCTCAAGCCCTCGCCCGACGGCTTTGCCACCCACACCGTGGCGCAGCGCAAGGGCGCGGTCGATTTCATCGTCGACACGGTGAAGGCCAACCCCGGCGAGATCACCATCCTGGCCATCGGCCCGCTCACCAACATCGCGCTCGCGGTCAAGCAGAACCCCGAGATCGTGCCGCTCATCAAGCAGATCATCTACATGGGCGGCGCCATCGACGTGCCGGGCAACACCACCAAGGCGGCGGAATTCAACTGGTGGTTCGACCCCGACGCCGCGCAGTTCGTGGTGCGCCTGCCGATCCCGCAGGTGGTGGTGCCGCTGGACGTGACCGACACCGTGTTCCTCACCAAGCCCATCTACGACCGCATCGCGCACCCGGCCAAGCCCACGGCCGTGACCGACGTGTTCCAGAAGCTCAACGGCTATGGCTTCGACGGCAAGAACGGCTTCGAGACCAACCCGAACTACACCCAGAACATCTGGGACACCCTCACGCTGGCCTACCTGATCGACCCGAGCTACGCCACCCAGACGGTCGACCGCTACGTCGACGTGATCGCCAGGCCCGGCGCGCCCGACAACGGGCGCTCCATCGGCTATTCCTCGCAGCCCTCCGGCCCCACGCTGCAGAAGATGACCGTGGTGAAGAAGTTCGACAACGCGCGCTTCTTCGAGCTCTATGTCGACCTGCTGACGCGGCCGGTGCCCATCACGCTGCCGGCTGCGAACTGA
- a CDS encoding ABC transporter permease: MQASSSKAMPQMAQAPSAAVPVPARRRALAPLEPIGTRARVLLGLAFFVVFVLVWAVATLGGFVPPTFLASPPTMVKEGWLLFTEYGFIGDIGMTVWRVFGGFLLAAVFAVPLGIAMGTWKTVEAFFEPFVSFCRYLPASAFIPLLILWAGLGEMQKLLVIFIGSFFQIVLMVAVTVGGARRDLVEAAYTLGANSRGIVARVLIPGAAPGIAETLRLVLGWAWTYVIVAELIGSSSGIGHMITDSQALLNTGQIIFGIIVIGVIGLLSDFAFKALNRRLFAWAAL; the protein is encoded by the coding sequence ATGCAAGCTTCGTCAAGTAAGGCCATGCCGCAGATGGCGCAGGCGCCGTCCGCCGCCGTGCCGGTGCCCGCGCGCCGCCGCGCGCTCGCGCCGCTCGAACCCATCGGCACGCGTGCGCGCGTGCTGCTGGGGCTCGCGTTCTTCGTCGTCTTCGTGCTGGTGTGGGCCGTGGCCACGCTCGGCGGCTTCGTGCCGCCGACCTTCCTGGCGAGCCCGCCGACCATGGTCAAGGAAGGCTGGCTGCTCTTCACCGAGTACGGCTTCATCGGCGACATCGGCATGACCGTGTGGCGCGTGTTCGGCGGCTTCCTGCTGGCGGCCGTGTTCGCGGTGCCGCTGGGCATTGCCATGGGCACATGGAAAACGGTGGAAGCCTTCTTCGAGCCCTTCGTCTCGTTCTGCCGCTACCTGCCGGCCTCGGCCTTCATTCCGCTGCTCATCCTGTGGGCGGGCCTGGGCGAAATGCAGAAGCTGCTGGTGATCTTCATCGGCTCGTTCTTCCAGATCGTGCTGATGGTGGCGGTCACCGTGGGTGGCGCGCGGCGCGACCTCGTCGAAGCGGCCTACACGCTGGGCGCCAACAGCCGAGGCATCGTGGCGCGCGTGCTCATTCCGGGCGCCGCGCCGGGCATCGCGGAAACGCTGCGCCTGGTGCTGGGCTGGGCGTGGACCTACGTGATCGTGGCGGAGCTGATCGGCTCCTCGTCGGGCATCGGCCACATGATCACCGACAGCCAGGCGCTGCTGAACACCGGCCAGATCATCTTCGGGATCATCGTGATCGGCGTCATCGGCCTGTTGTCCGACTTCGCCTTCAAGGCATTGAACCGCCGTCTGTTCGCATGGGCCGCACTGTGA
- a CDS encoding ABC transporter ATP-binding protein gives MGRTVKNQLFIQGVSRVFTGSKGQRTQALQPIDFEVKENDFVTILGPSGCGKSTLLRIVAGLDFPTTGQVLLDGQRIEGPGADRGVVFQSYTLFPWLTVAQNIRFGLRERGMSEAEQKERSEFFIAKVGLRGFEHHFPKQLSGGMQQRTAIARALANDPKMLLLDEPFGALDNQTRVLMQELLLGIWESAQKTVLFVTHDIDEAIFMANRVAVFSARPGRIKTEIAVDFPHPRSYTIKTSPEFMEIKARLTEEIRAESMAAAEH, from the coding sequence ATGGGCCGCACTGTGAAGAACCAACTTTTCATCCAGGGCGTCTCGCGCGTCTTCACCGGCAGCAAGGGCCAGCGCACGCAGGCGCTGCAGCCTATCGACTTCGAGGTGAAGGAGAACGACTTCGTCACCATCCTCGGCCCCTCGGGCTGCGGCAAGTCGACGCTGCTGCGCATTGTGGCGGGGCTCGACTTCCCGACCACCGGCCAGGTGCTGCTCGACGGCCAGCGCATCGAAGGCCCTGGCGCCGATCGCGGCGTGGTGTTCCAGAGCTACACGCTGTTCCCGTGGCTCACGGTGGCGCAGAACATCCGCTTCGGCCTGCGCGAGCGCGGCATGAGCGAGGCCGAGCAGAAGGAGCGCAGCGAGTTCTTCATCGCCAAGGTCGGGCTGCGCGGCTTCGAGCACCATTTTCCGAAGCAGCTTTCGGGCGGCATGCAGCAGCGCACGGCGATTGCGCGCGCGCTGGCCAACGACCCCAAGATGCTGCTGCTCGACGAGCCTTTCGGCGCGCTCGACAACCAGACGCGCGTGCTGATGCAGGAGTTGCTGCTGGGCATCTGGGAGTCGGCGCAGAAGACGGTGCTGTTCGTCACGCACGACATCGACGAAGCCATCTTCATGGCCAACCGCGTGGCGGTGTTCAGCGCGCGGCCGGGGCGCATCAAGACGGAGATCGCGGTCGACTTTCCGCATCCGCGCAGCTACACGATCAAGACGTCGCCGGAGTTCATGGAAATCAAGGCGCGGCTGACGGAAGAGATCCGCGCCGAGTCGATGGCTGCGGCGGAGCATTGA
- a CDS encoding ABC transporter substrate-binding protein, translated as MVKKTVVVKVASLLAAGACAAGMAGTAAAQETKIALGMSGWTGFAPLSLADKAGIFKKNGLDVELKMIPQKDRHLALASGAIQCAATTVETHVAWNANGVPIVQIFQMDKSYGADGLAVRGDVSKFSDLKGKTIGVDAPGTAPYFGLAWMLSKNGMTLKDVKTTTLSPQASAQAFVAGQNDAAMTYEPYLSTVRANPAAGKILATTLDYPMVMDTVGCAPTWLKANAKAAAALTKSYFDALDMIKAEPEKSNELMGSAVKQSGEQFAKSSAFLRWQDKAANQKFFAGELTSFMKEATPILLEAGVIRKAPEDLSVTFDASFVK; from the coding sequence ATGGTCAAGAAGACGGTAGTTGTGAAAGTCGCTTCGCTGCTGGCAGCAGGTGCATGTGCAGCGGGCATGGCCGGAACGGCCGCCGCCCAGGAAACGAAGATTGCGCTCGGCATGTCGGGCTGGACCGGCTTCGCGCCGCTCTCGCTGGCCGACAAGGCCGGCATCTTCAAGAAGAACGGGCTCGACGTCGAACTCAAGATGATCCCGCAGAAGGACCGCCACCTGGCGCTGGCCTCCGGCGCCATCCAGTGCGCGGCCACCACGGTGGAGACGCACGTGGCCTGGAACGCCAACGGCGTGCCCATCGTGCAGATCTTCCAGATGGACAAGTCCTACGGCGCCGACGGCCTCGCGGTGCGCGGCGACGTCAGCAAGTTCTCCGACCTCAAGGGCAAGACCATCGGCGTGGACGCGCCCGGCACCGCGCCCTACTTCGGCCTGGCCTGGATGCTCAGCAAGAACGGCATGACGCTGAAGGACGTGAAGACCACCACGCTGTCGCCGCAGGCTTCGGCCCAGGCCTTCGTGGCCGGCCAGAACGACGCCGCCATGACCTACGAGCCGTACCTCTCGACCGTGCGCGCCAACCCCGCCGCCGGCAAGATCCTGGCCACCACGCTCGACTACCCGATGGTGATGGACACCGTCGGCTGCGCGCCCACCTGGCTCAAGGCCAATGCCAAGGCCGCCGCCGCGCTCACCAAGTCGTACTTCGACGCGCTGGACATGATCAAGGCAGAGCCCGAGAAGTCGAACGAACTCATGGGCTCCGCCGTGAAGCAGAGCGGCGAGCAATTCGCCAAGTCGTCGGCCTTCCTGCGCTGGCAGGACAAGGCGGCCAACCAGAAGTTCTTTGCGGGCGAGCTCACCAGCTTCATGAAGGAGGCCACGCCCATCCTTCTGGAAGCCGGCGTGATCCGCAAGGCGCCTGAAGATCTTTCCGTGACCTTCGATGCAAGCTTCGTCAAGTAA
- a CDS encoding LysR family transcriptional regulator: MDTRQMRCVVAIAEAGSLTKAAERLGLAQPALTQTLNRLEQELGTRLFTRSRRGAALTDAGLAVIDDMRASLAYGDTAAERARAMGAGRAGRLTIGFVTHAVYEVLPNALRRLRAGHPQLDVVLREMSNAEQVAALEGGRIDIALLHPPVSVSARVHELRLGEESLIAALPAAWPLEADGCVSLADIARHGLVWFPEQQIPALRAQLLGALRRAGHETRVVQDANRTLTVLSCVAAGLGWSLLPRSVRALRHEGVRYAEVRDGAGLPPFELSALWLARSRPTFADAFAAMLRG; encoded by the coding sequence TTGGACACCCGGCAGATGCGCTGCGTCGTCGCGATTGCCGAGGCCGGCAGTCTCACCAAGGCCGCCGAGCGGCTGGGCCTGGCACAGCCGGCACTCACGCAGACGCTGAACCGGCTGGAGCAGGAACTCGGCACGCGGCTGTTCACGCGCTCGCGCCGCGGCGCCGCGCTGACCGATGCGGGCCTGGCCGTCATCGACGACATGCGCGCCAGCCTGGCCTACGGCGACACGGCCGCCGAGCGCGCCCGCGCAATGGGCGCCGGGCGCGCGGGCCGGCTCACGATCGGCTTCGTGACGCACGCCGTCTACGAGGTGCTGCCGAACGCGCTGCGCCGGCTGCGCGCCGGGCATCCGCAGCTCGACGTGGTGCTGCGCGAGATGAGCAATGCCGAGCAGGTGGCGGCGCTGGAGGGCGGGCGCATCGACATCGCGCTGCTGCATCCGCCGGTGTCGGTGTCGGCCCGGGTGCACGAGCTGCGACTGGGCGAGGAGTCGCTGATCGCCGCGCTGCCGGCCGCATGGCCGCTGGAGGCGGACGGCTGCGTGTCGCTCGCCGACATCGCGCGGCACGGGCTGGTGTGGTTCCCGGAGCAGCAGATCCCCGCCCTGCGCGCGCAGCTGCTGGGCGCGCTGCGCCGCGCCGGCCACGAGACGCGGGTGGTGCAGGACGCCAACCGCACGCTGACGGTGCTGTCATGCGTGGCGGCGGGCCTGGGCTGGTCGCTGCTGCCGCGCTCGGTGCGCGCGCTGCGGCACGAGGGCGTGCGCTATGCCGAGGTGCGCGATGGCGCGGGCTTGCCGCCCTTCGAACTGTCGGCGCTGTGGCTGGCGCGCTCGCGCCCGACCTTTGCCGATGCGTTCGCGGCGATGCTGCGCGGCTGA
- a CDS encoding amidohydrolase family protein — protein sequence MPSAAITAVDSHAHVFVRGLPLAATRRHAPDYDATLDEYLGLLDAHGVSHGVLVQPSFLGTDNRFLIDALHACPERLRGVAVVDPGVDGATLQAMAAAGVCGIRLNLVGMPLPDFSQPGWRRLFARVRALDWHVELHRESRDLPLAAQAVLDAGCALVVDHFGRPASAPASSDEGFAWLLDAAACGRVWVKLSAAYRNWPVASEAAAARDAAQALLKAFGPDRLVWGSDWPHTQHREIADYAAAHAALADWVPDAAARRRILVETPARLFKFKTGDIDK from the coding sequence GTGCCCTCCGCCGCCATCACCGCCGTCGACAGCCATGCCCACGTGTTCGTGCGCGGCCTGCCCCTGGCGGCGACGCGCCGGCATGCGCCCGACTACGACGCCACGCTGGATGAATATCTCGGGCTTCTCGATGCGCACGGCGTCTCGCACGGCGTGCTGGTGCAGCCCAGCTTTCTCGGCACTGACAACCGCTTCCTGATCGACGCGCTGCATGCGTGCCCGGAACGCCTGCGCGGCGTTGCCGTGGTCGACCCGGGCGTTGACGGCGCCACGCTGCAGGCGATGGCCGCCGCCGGTGTCTGCGGCATCCGCCTCAACCTCGTGGGCATGCCGCTGCCCGATTTCTCGCAGCCCGGCTGGCGGCGGCTCTTCGCCCGCGTGCGCGCATTGGACTGGCATGTGGAGCTGCACCGCGAATCGCGCGACCTTCCGCTGGCCGCGCAAGCCGTGCTCGACGCCGGCTGCGCGCTGGTGGTGGACCACTTCGGCCGGCCCGCATCGGCGCCTGCATCTTCCGACGAAGGCTTTGCCTGGCTGCTCGATGCCGCGGCCTGCGGGCGCGTCTGGGTGAAGCTCTCGGCCGCCTACCGCAACTGGCCCGTGGCCTCCGAAGCCGCCGCCGCGCGCGACGCCGCCCAGGCGCTGCTGAAGGCCTTCGGCCCCGATCGCCTGGTGTGGGGCAGCGACTGGCCGCACACCCAGCACCGCGAGATTGCCGACTATGCCGCCGCCCATGCGGCGCTGGCCGACTGGGTGCCCGACGCCGCCGCGCGGCGCCGCATCCTGGTCGAGACGCCCGCCAGGTTGTTCAAGTTCAAGACAGGAGACATCGACAAATGA
- a CDS encoding tripartite tricarboxylate transporter substrate binding protein, whose amino-acid sequence MTNEIPRARLLRAIPLALAGAALLLSGFCAHAETWPSKPVRLVVSYPPGGTVDAVARIVAPKLSVKLGQPVVIDNRGGAGGAIGGDLVAKSAPDGYTVLLDASNHAQNPALRKMPFDTLRELAPVSLLVRVPNVLVVNPSAPIKSVADLIAQARAKPGAINYASSGNGSAQHLAGELFTSMAGVQMTHVAYKGGGPALTDVMSGHVPVFFASLASSLPFIKDGKLRPLAVTGKARAPALPQLPTVAEAGLPGYEVYEWNAVFVPAGTPAPVAERLSKEFAATLKDPEVRGRLEALGAEVIGSSPAELDGFRRAEIAKWTKLAKDNRIQMD is encoded by the coding sequence ATGACCAACGAAATTCCGCGCGCGCGACTGCTGCGCGCCATTCCCCTCGCCCTCGCGGGCGCGGCCCTGCTGCTGAGCGGTTTCTGCGCCCATGCCGAGACATGGCCTTCCAAGCCGGTGCGGCTGGTCGTCAGCTATCCGCCGGGCGGCACGGTCGACGCGGTGGCGCGCATCGTCGCGCCCAAGCTGTCGGTGAAGCTGGGCCAGCCGGTGGTGATCGACAACCGCGGCGGCGCCGGTGGCGCCATCGGCGGCGACCTCGTCGCCAAGAGCGCGCCCGACGGCTACACCGTGCTGCTCGACGCCTCCAACCACGCGCAGAACCCGGCGCTGCGCAAGATGCCCTTCGACACCCTGCGCGAACTGGCGCCGGTGTCGCTGCTGGTGAGGGTGCCCAACGTGCTGGTGGTGAATCCGTCGGCGCCGATCAAGAGCGTGGCCGACCTGATCGCGCAGGCCAGGGCGAAGCCGGGCGCCATCAACTACGCCTCGTCGGGCAACGGCTCGGCGCAGCACCTGGCGGGCGAGCTGTTCACCTCGATGGCCGGCGTGCAGATGACGCACGTGGCCTACAAGGGCGGCGGTCCCGCGCTCACCGACGTGATGTCGGGGCATGTGCCGGTGTTCTTCGCCAGCCTGGCTTCGAGCCTGCCCTTCATCAAGGACGGCAAGCTGCGCCCGCTGGCCGTGACCGGCAAGGCGCGCGCGCCGGCCCTGCCGCAGCTGCCCACCGTGGCGGAGGCCGGCCTGCCCGGCTACGAGGTCTACGAATGGAACGCGGTGTTCGTGCCGGCCGGCACGCCCGCGCCTGTGGCCGAACGGCTCTCGAAGGAGTTCGCGGCCACGCTCAAGGACCCCGAGGTGCGCGGCCGGCTCGAAGCGCTGGGTGCCGAGGTGATCGGCTCCAGCCCCGCCGAACTCGACGGCTTCCGCCGCGCCGAGATCGCCAAGTGGACCAAGCTCGCGAAGGACAACAGGATCCAGATGGATTGA